From one Brevundimonas sp. PAMC22021 genomic stretch:
- the hppD gene encoding 4-hydroxyphenylpyruvate dioxygenase codes for MTDITQTDAAARIDQENPLGVDGFEFVEFTGPDPKAMQDRLEAMGFVATHVHPTTDVVRLKQGDISFLVHRSAEGQAAAFAGDHGPSANGMAFRVEDAKAAYEGALQRGAVAAPDAQGGALGEHPYILQGIGGSLLYLIDRYGDAGSIYDGWTEIEGWREAAARNTVGLEVLDHLTHNVRRGQMRTWSGFYNSIFNFEEQKYFDIKGKATGLFSQAMIAPDRAIRIPLNESQDDNSQIEEFIRRYNGEGIQHIALTTENIFETVEAMRARGVEFQDTIETYFELIDKRLPNHGEDVERMRKNRILIDGSDEEGLLLQIFTADVFGPIFFEIIQRKGNEGFGNGNFQALFDSIELDQIRRGVIKVDA; via the coding sequence ATGACCGACATTACCCAGACGGACGCCGCCGCTCGCATCGACCAGGAGAACCCGCTGGGCGTCGATGGTTTCGAGTTCGTGGAGTTCACCGGACCCGACCCCAAGGCGATGCAGGACCGGCTCGAGGCCATGGGCTTTGTCGCCACCCACGTGCATCCGACCACCGACGTCGTGCGGCTGAAGCAGGGCGACATCTCCTTCCTGGTCCACCGTTCGGCAGAGGGTCAGGCCGCCGCCTTCGCAGGCGACCATGGCCCATCGGCCAACGGCATGGCCTTTCGGGTCGAGGACGCCAAGGCCGCCTATGAAGGCGCGCTTCAGCGGGGCGCTGTGGCGGCGCCGGACGCGCAGGGCGGCGCGCTTGGCGAGCACCCCTACATCCTTCAGGGCATCGGCGGATCTTTGCTGTATCTGATCGACCGCTATGGCGATGCAGGCTCGATCTACGACGGCTGGACCGAGATCGAGGGCTGGCGCGAGGCGGCGGCCCGGAACACCGTCGGCCTGGAGGTGCTGGATCACCTGACCCACAACGTCCGGCGCGGCCAGATGCGGACCTGGTCCGGCTTCTACAACTCGATCTTCAACTTCGAGGAACAGAAGTATTTCGACATCAAGGGCAAGGCCACCGGCCTGTTCTCTCAGGCCATGATCGCGCCCGATCGCGCCATCCGCATTCCGCTGAATGAAAGCCAGGACGACAACTCCCAGATCGAGGAGTTCATTCGCCGCTACAACGGCGAGGGCATCCAGCACATCGCTCTGACCACCGAGAACATCTTCGAGACGGTGGAGGCGATGCGGGCGCGCGGTGTCGAGTTCCAGGACACCATCGAGACCTATTTCGAACTGATCGACAAGCGCCTGCCGAACCATGGCGAGGACGTGGAGCGGATGCGCAAGAACCGCATCCTGATCGACGGCTCCGACGAAGAGGGCCTCTTGCTGCAGATTTTCACCGCCGACGTGTTCGGGCCGATCTTCTTTGAGATCATTCAGCGCAAGGGCAATGAGGGTTTCGGCAACGGCAACTTCCAGGCCCTGTTCGATTCCATCGAGCTGGATCAGATCCGTCGCGGCGTGATCAAGGTCGACGCCTGA
- a CDS encoding isoaspartyl peptidase/L-asparaginase family protein → MRLPLLATAALLSVLSTPAPAQEAPRWSLAIHGGAGVIERNSLSPEQDAAYRAALNTALDAGSAVLARGGSAMDAIEAAIRVMEDDPLFNAGRGAVFTAEGRNELDAAVMDGSDLSAGAVAGLTTTRHPITAARAVKERSPHVMLIGEGADAFAASQGIEQVDPSFFFTERRWQGLVKALTDQGQPVPPRLAGAPSPDQTAALPAPPLNERKFGTVGAVALDSQGRLAAGTSTGGMTAKRWGRVGDVPVIGAGTYASNADGCAVSATGAGEYFIRSTVARDICQRTASGASVQAAAEAEIAEVGAIGGDGGVIVMGANGSPAFAMNTSGMYRGSVASTQSPRVAIYADEDR, encoded by the coding sequence ATGCGCCTTCCCCTGCTCGCCACAGCCGCCCTCCTGTCGGTCCTTTCGACGCCTGCTCCGGCGCAGGAGGCCCCGCGCTGGTCGCTGGCCATCCACGGCGGCGCGGGCGTGATCGAGCGCAACAGCCTTTCGCCGGAACAGGATGCGGCCTATCGCGCCGCGCTGAACACGGCGCTGGACGCTGGCTCGGCCGTGCTGGCGCGAGGAGGCTCGGCCATGGATGCGATCGAGGCGGCGATCCGGGTCATGGAGGACGACCCGCTGTTCAACGCCGGGCGCGGCGCCGTCTTCACGGCCGAGGGCCGCAACGAACTGGACGCCGCCGTCATGGACGGAAGCGACCTGTCTGCCGGCGCGGTCGCCGGCCTGACCACCACCCGCCATCCGATCACGGCCGCCCGCGCGGTCAAGGAGCGGTCGCCCCATGTCATGCTGATCGGCGAGGGCGCCGACGCCTTCGCCGCCTCGCAAGGGATCGAGCAGGTCGATCCATCCTTCTTCTTCACCGAGCGGCGGTGGCAGGGCCTGGTCAAGGCGCTGACCGACCAGGGCCAGCCGGTCCCGCCCCGCCTCGCCGGCGCGCCGTCGCCAGACCAGACCGCCGCCCTCCCCGCCCCGCCCCTGAACGAGCGCAAGTTCGGCACCGTCGGCGCGGTCGCCCTGGACAGCCAAGGGCGGCTGGCGGCCGGCACCTCCACAGGCGGCATGACCGCCAAGCGATGGGGCCGGGTCGGCGATGTGCCGGTGATCGGCGCCGGAACCTACGCCTCCAACGCCGACGGCTGCGCCGTGTCCGCGACCGGCGCGGGCGAATATTTCATCCGTTCTACCGTGGCCCGCGACATCTGCCAACGCACGGCGAGCGGGGCCTCGGTCCAGGCTGCGGCCGAGGCGGAAATCGCCGAGGTCGGCGCGATCGGCGGGGACGGCGGCGTCATCGTCATGGGCGCGAATGGATCCCCCGCCTTCGCCATGAACACATCGGGCATGTACCGGGGCTCGGTCGCAAGCACACAGTCGCCCCGCGTCGCCATCTATGCGGACGAAGACCGATGA
- a CDS encoding CcdC protein domain-containing protein, which yields MTPQQVLPILIPILVVGLIVLKSRGAPRTLRPQFMWVVPALVLPLIGMGLFFTPHQPFGPVAWLAFAMALALGAAFGWWRGKTVTIHKTSEGVLKAKASPIGLVVLVVLLAGRTALRSFLETHAAGWHVDAAVFTDAFLLFAVGLIMAQRLEMYIRARRVLAGEPDSHLAAVA from the coding sequence ATGACGCCGCAACAGGTTCTGCCCATCCTGATCCCGATCCTGGTGGTCGGGCTGATCGTGCTGAAAAGCCGGGGCGCGCCCCGCACGCTGCGGCCGCAGTTCATGTGGGTCGTGCCGGCCCTGGTTCTTCCGCTTATCGGCATGGGCCTGTTCTTCACCCCGCACCAGCCGTTCGGCCCCGTCGCCTGGCTGGCGTTCGCCATGGCCCTGGCGCTGGGTGCGGCCTTTGGCTGGTGGCGAGGCAAGACCGTGACCATCCACAAGACCTCGGAGGGCGTGCTGAAGGCCAAGGCCTCGCCGATCGGGCTGGTCGTGCTGGTTGTCCTGCTGGCGGGCCGCACCGCCCTGCGGAGCTTTCTGGAGACGCACGCCGCCGGCTGGCACGTCGACGCCGCGGTGTTCACCGACGCCTTTTTGCTGTTCGCGGTCGGCCTGATCATGGCCCAGCGGCTCGAGATGTACATCCGCGCTCGCCGCGTCTTGGCCGGCGAGCCCGACAGCCATCTGGCCGCCGTCGCCTGA
- the rph gene encoding ribonuclease PH produces MRPSDRTPEQLRPVTLETGINRYAEGSCLVSFGHTKVLVTASVEESIPGWMRGKGQGWVTAEYGMLPRATHTRGRREAAAGKQSGRTQEIQRLIGRSLRAVVDLKALGERQVVLDCDVIQADGGTRTAAITGAWVAMASALGYLRDEGVLKTDPILDQVAAVSCGVFENTPVLDLDYEEDSNAEADSNFVLTGAGQIVEIQATGEKRGFSRAEFDRLFALAEGGCAELFALQRAALGR; encoded by the coding sequence ATGCGCCCGTCCGATCGCACGCCCGAACAGCTTCGTCCCGTCACGCTGGAGACCGGGATCAACCGCTACGCCGAGGGGTCGTGCCTGGTGTCGTTCGGCCACACCAAGGTGCTGGTGACCGCCTCGGTCGAGGAAAGCATTCCCGGATGGATGCGCGGCAAGGGCCAGGGCTGGGTCACCGCCGAATACGGCATGCTGCCCAGAGCGACCCATACGCGTGGCCGGCGCGAGGCCGCGGCCGGCAAGCAGTCGGGCCGCACCCAGGAAATCCAGCGGCTGATCGGCCGCTCCCTGCGTGCGGTGGTGGACCTGAAGGCGCTTGGCGAGCGGCAGGTGGTGCTGGACTGCGACGTGATCCAGGCCGACGGGGGCACCCGCACGGCCGCCATCACCGGCGCCTGGGTCGCCATGGCCTCGGCGCTCGGCTACCTGCGCGACGAAGGCGTGCTGAAGACCGATCCGATCCTGGACCAGGTGGCGGCGGTCTCGTGCGGCGTGTTCGAGAACACGCCGGTGCTGGACCTCGACTATGAGGAGGATTCCAACGCCGAGGCCGACAGCAACTTCGTGTTGACCGGCGCGGGCCAGATCGTCGAGATCCAGGCGACCGGCGAGAAGCGCGGCTTTTCTCGCGCCGAGTTCGACCGGCTGTTCGCCCTGGCCGAGGGCGGGTGCGCCGAGCTGTTCGCGCTACAGCGGGCGGCGCTGGGGCGCTGA
- the hrcA gene encoding heat-inducible transcriptional repressor HrcA gives MSLYAPKNPPFPDAALSLGGLAGLDLRARDIFRRIVESYLETGEPVGSKTLSLAGVALSPASIRNTMQDLTLAGLLASPHASAGRIPTHAGLRLFVDGLLQVGDLGEEERREIDGRLAARSGKDGGRNFEAALDEASNLLSGLAGGAGVVSSPVRDAGVKHVEFVALGRDQALVVIVAEDGTVENRIMTLSAGVTPSTLQEASNFLNARLRGRPFADARLEMARELDVARLELNQAAARLIEDGLAAWSGGPDRERALIVRGRANLLQDRDGLADLERVRVLFDDLEQKEQLIGLLDGVDAAQGVRIFIGAETRLFSLSGSAVIAAPYMSGRQRVLGAIGVIGPARLNYARVIPLVDYTARVLGRMLDGNET, from the coding sequence GTGTCGCTGTATGCCCCGAAAAACCCGCCGTTCCCGGATGCGGCCCTGAGCCTCGGCGGCCTGGCCGGGCTCGACCTGCGGGCGCGCGACATCTTTCGCCGCATCGTCGAGAGCTATCTGGAGACCGGCGAGCCGGTGGGGTCCAAGACCCTGTCGCTGGCCGGGGTGGCCCTTTCGCCCGCCTCCATCCGCAACACCATGCAGGACCTGACGCTGGCGGGGCTGCTGGCGTCGCCGCACGCCTCGGCTGGACGCATCCCGACGCACGCGGGCCTGCGCCTGTTCGTGGACGGCCTGTTGCAGGTCGGCGACCTCGGGGAAGAAGAGCGGCGCGAGATCGACGGTCGCCTCGCAGCCAGAAGCGGAAAGGATGGGGGGCGCAACTTCGAGGCGGCTCTGGACGAAGCTTCCAACCTGCTGTCGGGCCTGGCCGGCGGCGCCGGCGTGGTCTCCAGTCCTGTGCGCGACGCGGGCGTGAAGCACGTCGAATTCGTGGCGCTCGGTCGCGACCAGGCCCTGGTGGTGATCGTCGCCGAGGACGGCACGGTCGAGAACCGCATCATGACCCTGTCCGCAGGCGTCACGCCTTCGACCTTGCAGGAGGCCTCCAACTTCCTGAACGCCCGGCTACGCGGCCGCCCGTTCGCCGACGCCCGTCTAGAAATGGCCCGCGAACTGGACGTCGCCCGGTTGGAGCTGAATCAGGCCGCCGCACGGCTTATCGAGGACGGCCTTGCGGCCTGGTCGGGCGGCCCTGATCGAGAGCGCGCCCTGATCGTGCGCGGGCGGGCCAACCTGTTGCAGGATCGCGACGGTCTGGCGGACCTGGAGCGGGTCCGCGTCCTTTTCGACGACCTCGAGCAGAAGGAGCAGCTGATCGGCCTGCTCGACGGGGTCGATGCGGCGCAGGGCGTGCGCATCTTCATCGGAGCGGAAACGCGGCTGTTTTCGCTTTCGGGTTCCGCCGTGATCGCGGCGCCCTATATGTCGGGCCGCCAGCGGGTGCTGGGCGCCATCGGCGTGATCGGCCCCGCGAGACTGAACTATGCCCGAGTGATCCCGTTGGTGGACTACACCGCCCGGGTGCTGGGCCGAATGCTGGACGGAAACGAGACGTGA
- the grpE gene encoding nucleotide exchange factor GrpE, whose product MDADEAEINAEAGLNADPSDNLAPLDQVIAERDDWKDRALRVAAEMENLKRRSETQQNDARAFAIQRFARDLLGVADNLERALQAAPKDAEGPAAGLVTGLEMTQKSLLQAFETNGLKRLAPGAGDAFDPNFHQAMMEQPSDTVSGGAVVQTMQAGFELFGRTIRPAMVVVAAKGSGAKASSPYAASAAPDGQAFDGKA is encoded by the coding sequence CTGGACGCCGACGAGGCCGAGATCAACGCCGAGGCCGGGCTGAACGCCGACCCGTCGGACAATTTGGCGCCCCTGGATCAGGTCATCGCCGAGCGCGACGACTGGAAGGATCGCGCCCTGCGCGTCGCCGCCGAGATGGAAAACCTGAAGCGTCGCTCCGAGACCCAGCAGAACGACGCCCGCGCCTTCGCCATTCAGCGTTTCGCCCGCGATCTGCTGGGCGTGGCCGACAATCTGGAGCGCGCGCTGCAGGCCGCGCCCAAGGACGCCGAGGGTCCCGCCGCCGGCCTGGTGACCGGTCTGGAGATGACGCAGAAGTCGCTGCTGCAGGCCTTTGAAACCAATGGGCTGAAGCGTCTGGCGCCCGGCGCCGGCGACGCCTTTGATCCCAACTTCCATCAGGCCATGATGGAGCAGCCTTCGGACACGGTATCGGGCGGCGCGGTGGTCCAGACCATGCAGGCGGGCTTCGAGCTGTTCGGCCGCACGATCCGCCCGGCCATGGTGGTGGTGGCCGCCAAGGGGTCGGGCGCCAAGGCGTCATCGCCCTATGCCGCGTCCGCCGCGCCGGACGGTCAGGCCTTCGACGGCAAGGCCTGA
- a CDS encoding S8 family peptidase gives MLGAALLFMPLAACGGGGGGGGSGGGALTPPVPPPPPPPPPPPPPPPPPPSTSSAEYGRNYGLANIRAQAGWNVGATGEGITVAVVDDGIDLDQADLVGRISSASTDVVPGRNQPEGPDNHGTLVSGVIAANFNGFGTIGVAYRSTILSIRADVNECEDDENEFCFGSADLVRALDYAVANGARVINMSLGGDGRLGTAFEAALLRATNAGIVVVASSGNDSEDNPGWPARYAIDSRFGGRVIAVGSHTAQDVMSSFSNKAGVAAAGYISAPGTDIITGCDGTSCYRANGTSFSAPHVSGAVALLLDAFPNLTGQQAVNILFDTARDAGDAGTDIVYGRGLLDLTRAFQPVGATATPTASGASVVAEASPGSFVGAAFGDAFGRQSALTTVAYDAYDRLFEVQLGSAYPTAPRPSVQPRPYEPSQQATVSLVGPGSVRLNLVAAQPVPTPEPIMPRRNLLETPWRDDDVRREAMVGIDAGRLQLNVWQGEGGAASPFDDGAGDGFAALAQADRAVQGGVRLGRGLWLSAETGTGDRRMPLQRVEDEASSYSRAMLAWRGRAGGLSLGLGGLDERLGPLGAWMPSNSDMALPSRTRFYALAGDWAVSSRIGLFGEASMGRTEIEGRLIGTDGAATSLAWRFGAAAGCKGWSLLCDRVTLSLGQPLRIEHGELTALLADVPLDYFDPLTFSQRRFSAAPSGRQIDLTLAGERRLADGSSVSVQGIVSREPLHIAGAKPGFSLIGAWRRAF, from the coding sequence ATGTTGGGCGCGGCGCTGCTGTTCATGCCGCTGGCTGCTTGCGGCGGGGGCGGAGGCGGGGGAGGATCAGGCGGAGGGGCGCTGACGCCGCCGGTTCCGCCGCCCCCTCCTCCACCGCCGCCACCGCCACCGCCTCCGCCTCCACCGCCCTCCACGAGTTCGGCCGAGTACGGGCGCAACTACGGCCTGGCGAACATCCGGGCCCAGGCGGGTTGGAACGTCGGCGCGACGGGCGAGGGGATCACCGTCGCCGTGGTGGATGACGGCATCGACCTGGATCAGGCGGACCTGGTGGGGCGCATCTCCAGCGCCTCGACCGACGTGGTTCCCGGCCGCAACCAGCCCGAGGGGCCGGACAACCACGGCACCCTGGTGTCGGGCGTGATCGCCGCCAACTTCAACGGTTTCGGCACCATCGGCGTGGCCTATCGGTCGACCATCCTGTCGATCCGCGCCGACGTCAACGAGTGCGAGGACGACGAGAACGAGTTCTGCTTCGGCAGCGCGGACCTAGTGCGGGCGCTGGACTATGCGGTCGCCAACGGCGCGCGCGTCATCAACATGTCGCTGGGCGGCGACGGCCGGCTGGGAACCGCGTTCGAGGCGGCCCTGCTGCGCGCGACCAACGCCGGCATCGTCGTGGTCGCCTCGTCCGGTAACGACAGCGAGGACAATCCCGGTTGGCCCGCGCGATACGCCATCGACTCCCGCTTCGGCGGACGTGTCATCGCGGTCGGATCGCACACGGCGCAGGACGTCATGTCCAGCTTTTCCAACAAGGCGGGGGTGGCGGCGGCCGGCTATATTTCGGCGCCGGGCACGGACATCATCACTGGATGTGACGGCACGTCCTGCTATCGCGCCAATGGCACCTCATTCTCCGCTCCGCACGTTTCGGGTGCGGTGGCCCTGTTGCTGGACGCCTTCCCGAACCTCACTGGTCAGCAGGCTGTGAACATCCTGTTCGATACGGCGCGCGATGCGGGCGATGCGGGGACGGACATCGTCTACGGGCGAGGCCTTCTCGATTTGACGCGCGCCTTCCAGCCGGTGGGGGCGACCGCCACCCCGACCGCGAGCGGCGCAAGCGTCGTGGCGGAGGCCAGCCCCGGATCGTTCGTCGGCGCGGCGTTCGGCGACGCCTTTGGCCGCCAGAGCGCCCTGACCACCGTGGCCTATGACGCGTACGATCGCCTGTTCGAGGTGCAACTGGGATCGGCCTATCCGACCGCGCCGCGACCCTCGGTGCAGCCGCGCCCCTATGAGCCGAGCCAGCAGGCGACGGTCAGCCTGGTGGGTCCCGGATCGGTGCGCCTGAACCTGGTGGCGGCCCAGCCGGTTCCGACGCCCGAGCCGATCATGCCCCGGCGCAACCTGCTGGAGACGCCTTGGCGCGACGACGACGTGCGGCGCGAGGCCATGGTCGGCATAGACGCCGGCCGCCTGCAACTGAACGTCTGGCAAGGCGAAGGCGGCGCCGCCTCGCCGTTTGACGACGGCGCCGGAGACGGCTTCGCGGCGCTGGCCCAGGCCGACCGCGCGGTTCAGGGCGGCGTGCGCCTGGGCCGTGGCCTGTGGTTGTCGGCAGAGACGGGAACGGGCGATCGCCGCATGCCGCTGCAGCGCGTCGAGGACGAGGCGTCCTCCTATTCGCGGGCGATGCTGGCGTGGCGCGGCCGAGCGGGCGGGCTCAGCCTCGGGCTGGGCGGGCTGGACGAACGGCTGGGGCCGCTCGGCGCCTGGATGCCGTCGAACTCGGACATGGCGCTGCCGTCAAGGACGCGCTTCTACGCCCTGGCCGGCGACTGGGCGGTGAGTTCGCGCATCGGGCTGTTCGGCGAGGCCAGCATGGGCCGCACCGAGATCGAGGGACGGCTGATCGGCACGGACGGCGCGGCGACCAGCCTGGCCTGGCGGTTCGGCGCGGCGGCCGGCTGCAAGGGCTGGAGCCTCCTGTGCGACCGGGTCACCCTGTCTTTGGGGCAACCGCTGCGGATCGAGCATGGCGAGCTGACAGCGCTGCTGGCCGACGTGCCGCTCGATTACTTCGACCCGCTGACGTTTTCGCAGCGCCGGTTCTCGGCCGCGCCCAGCGGACGGCAGATCGACCTGACCCTGGCGGGCGAGCGGCGACTGGCGGACGGATCAAGCGTGTCGGTGCAGGGGATCGTCAGCCGCGAGCCCCTGCACATCGCCGGCGCCAAACCGGGTTTCTCCCTGATCGGCGCCTGGCGACGGGCGTTCTAG
- a CDS encoding dienelactone hydrolase family protein, producing the protein MTVLTRPDGPQAEDVRVSRRTVGALGGLLFGGYAVAALAQEAHPITTSGEGLVEETVRYSSPDGFELPAFVARPQGEGPFPLIVVVSEIFGVHEYIRDVCRRLAREGYAAIAPAFFVRVEDPAPLSDVGRIMQIVSEAKYEQVMGDIAATLDWASRQGWAGEGKAGITGFCWGGKVVWQACARFAAFGAGAAWYGRLAPSPDASTEQIASGRPWPVDLAEDLKSPVLGLYGGRDQGIPLPSVEAMRANLARAGQSGSEIVLYPDAPHGFHADYRPSYRQADAVDGWRKMLALFSKTLKS; encoded by the coding sequence ATGACCGTACTTACTCGCCCGGATGGGCCGCAGGCCGAAGACGTGCGGGTGAGCCGTCGCACGGTGGGGGCGCTGGGCGGCCTGCTGTTCGGCGGCTACGCCGTGGCCGCCCTGGCGCAGGAGGCGCACCCGATCACGACGAGCGGCGAAGGGTTGGTCGAGGAGACGGTGCGCTATTCCTCGCCCGACGGCTTTGAGCTTCCAGCCTTTGTGGCGCGGCCGCAGGGCGAGGGTCCGTTCCCGCTGATCGTGGTGGTGTCGGAGATCTTCGGCGTGCACGAATACATCCGCGATGTCTGTCGCCGCCTGGCGCGCGAAGGCTACGCAGCTATCGCCCCCGCCTTTTTCGTCCGGGTCGAGGATCCGGCGCCGCTGTCTGATGTGGGCCGGATCATGCAGATCGTGTCGGAGGCCAAATACGAGCAGGTAATGGGCGACATCGCCGCCACGCTGGACTGGGCCAGCCGGCAGGGTTGGGCCGGCGAAGGCAAGGCCGGGATCACCGGCTTCTGCTGGGGCGGCAAAGTGGTGTGGCAGGCCTGCGCCCGCTTCGCCGCCTTCGGCGCGGGCGCCGCCTGGTACGGACGGCTGGCGCCGTCGCCCGACGCCAGCACCGAACAGATCGCCTCCGGGCGGCCGTGGCCGGTGGATCTGGCCGAGGACCTGAAATCGCCGGTGCTGGGTCTGTACGGCGGCCGTGACCAGGGCATTCCGCTGCCTAGCGTGGAGGCGATGCGCGCCAACCTGGCGCGCGCCGGCCAGTCGGGATCGGAGATCGTCCTGTACCCTGATGCGCCGCACGGCTTCCACGCCGACTATCGTCCCAGCTACCGCCAGGCCGATGCGGTCGATGGTTGGCGGAAGATGCTTGCGCTTTTCTCCAAGACGTTGAAATCTTGA
- a CDS encoding alpha-ketoglutarate-dependent dioxygenase AlkB: MPGVDVSERPCLRETPTAIDGFRLWKSALSPDQQRALLAEVEAGIAAAPFYRPTTPGGRPFSVRMTNFGPLGWVSDRAGYRYQPHHPGTGEPWPAIPPVLLQLWDAATGWLEPPDACLVNLYEAGARMGLHQDRDEADLRAPALSVSLGDAAVFRIGPAEGGRTTSLRLESGDVCALTSAARLARHGIDRVLAGSSSLMAGGGRLNLTLRRARC; the protein is encoded by the coding sequence ATGCCAGGGGTGGATGTATCCGAACGCCCTTGCCTGCGCGAGACGCCGACCGCGATCGACGGTTTTCGCCTGTGGAAGAGCGCCCTGTCGCCGGACCAGCAGCGAGCCTTGCTGGCCGAGGTCGAGGCGGGGATCGCCGCCGCGCCCTTCTACCGGCCGACCACGCCGGGCGGACGCCCGTTCTCTGTGCGGATGACCAACTTCGGGCCGCTGGGCTGGGTGTCGGACCGCGCAGGCTATCGCTACCAGCCGCATCATCCCGGCACGGGAGAGCCGTGGCCGGCGATCCCGCCCGTGCTGCTGCAGCTTTGGGATGCGGCGACCGGCTGGCTCGAGCCGCCGGACGCCTGCCTGGTCAATCTGTATGAGGCTGGCGCGCGCATGGGGCTGCATCAGGATCGGGACGAGGCGGACCTCCGGGCGCCGGCGTTGTCGGTGTCGCTGGGAGATGCGGCGGTTTTCCGCATCGGGCCGGCCGAGGGTGGGCGGACCACCTCGCTGAGGTTGGAGAGCGGCGACGTCTGCGCCTTGACGAGTGCGGCTAGGCTCGCGCGCCACGGGATCGACCGGGTGTTGGCGGGGTCGTCGAGCCTGATGGCCGGAGGCGGCAGGCTGAACCTGACGCTGCGACGGGCCAGGTGTTAG